In a genomic window of Methylobacter sp. YRD-M1:
- a CDS encoding peroxidase family protein, whose protein sequence is MLIRTQHRLAPKGRRPLAALMSLLMAIPNVGVAPSFAAVDPAQVGSGFTVTASDLAYILQQIKIAEYHAANTTPATGSCGALLGNGPNQIGSPLLSLGLRTVDGTCNNLQAGQEKFGASDQPFPRLTTPNFNKPADRIPQGFPGAGSNTNYNQTSGSVFDSSPRMISNLIVDQTSTNPAAVNVAGFPIRTQGNEGVFPCTTEPTTPGGTDGLPAGCVPAHQTLFIPNVTTDVGLSPPFNSLFTIFGQFFDHGLDKITNGGNGQVFVPLKADDPLVAGPDHIFGTTDDLPSQQRFMVLTRGTIIQGPDGFRNAPNTDTPFVDQSQTYTSHSSHQVFTREYVLNAEGKPVVTGKFLEQSDGGLPTWAMIKEQAATKLGLQLVDADVSNIPMIAADQYGNFLPGPNGLPQYVTATGLVEGNLNAPVAAPSNVERIKTAFLNDIAHSADPGTVTAPKQPDADDNAGGSLDPVATGEYDDELLDLHFICGDGRCNENIALTAVHQVFHAEHNRLVDYYSSPIDGVLTRPENAELLADFKNVNLTPGPDKTFTYEERLFQAARFVTEMEYQHLVFEEFARKVQPAINPFEPFAFNQTELNPAITAEFAHAVYRFGHSMLTDTIPRLNSPQSVNLGAPLHNDIPLFDGFLNPAAYNDGGNGIRINSRDAAGAILMGLSDQAGNEIDEFVTETLRNQLLGLPLDLPSINMARARSEGIPSLNNVRKQIFATTNDGQLAPYANWIDFDQVLKHHASLVNFIAAYGKHPIIVAAATIEGKRAAADQIVNGKVLPGPDGILIDDPATRVDESADNIFPPEDSADFMFSTGAWANDANGVSKTGIDDIDLWVGGLAENTNLFGGLLGPTFNYVFEKQLTDLQNGDRFYYLARTPGMNLRTQLEGNSFAELVMRNTPAHTLKADPFATADCKFELGNLTFPAAAGSTITGPGSVNDDPASECNENLLLLREPDGTIRYRSVNDVDPAGINGQSVYNGTDFADDFYGGNDNDTFWGGLGNDRIEGGGGDDVVLGGEGNDIITDFGGADVLKGGPGNDAIDGGIGDDIIMAGDGKDFTNGGGNNNETFSGSDDDFAIAGQGIDAVFGDSGDDWEEGGDQPDLLIGDSSTLFFDDHNLPGHDILIGQGGDDDYDMEGGDDIGVAGPGVEKNAGASGFDWVIGLGDPQPQNADLALLILNTPPVNETRDRYNEVEALSGWKFNDTLRGDDIFPSQVGGGGFIGCDALDQAGLDRIAGLDALVPPLAAGTATPLASVLANSVTNFCLLTGDFVWGEGNILLGGEGSDQLEGRGANDILDGDRYLNVRLSIRANPDGTGAEIGSTNLMENKAVTGNFGSGTTNMTLQQAVFAGLVDPGQIVAVREILTPAVPAPDCGAATPLNCDTALFSGPAINYTITANADGSVTVQDNTAAGGGGGGAVNDGTDILWNIEQLSFCDVPGALKHTCDVRAAPIPIAGVTAPVAEVSPASPVLGFPDQVAGTTSAAQTITVTNTGLSNLIVSGVTLTGADASQFLLTNNNCATVAPNNSCTVDVQFAPTAAGNKTATVSIAHNAAGSPSSITMSGTGLLVGPVAALSSTSLTFPNQANGTTSAAQTITVSNTGGQDLIVSNVSMTGDTTQFLLTNGCTTVTSGNSCTVSVQFRPTTAGSKTVTINIVHNAAGSPSSVTASGTGVIPPTTATIADTNFFAGLPVRVGTTVNAPVLVRNTGTAPLFITSASATAPFGVSSLNTCATQVLPGNSCTLIATFRPTAAQLFTGTLTLVSNASNNPTGTLTGRGQ, encoded by the coding sequence ATGTTAATTAGAACTCAACACAGACTTGCTCCAAAAGGCAGGAGGCCTTTAGCCGCGCTGATGTCGCTGCTCATGGCCATACCGAATGTCGGCGTGGCTCCGTCGTTTGCTGCAGTGGATCCTGCACAGGTCGGTTCGGGCTTCACTGTCACTGCTTCCGATCTGGCCTATATCCTTCAGCAAATTAAGATCGCTGAATATCACGCTGCGAATACCACACCGGCAACAGGCTCCTGCGGAGCGCTTCTCGGCAACGGTCCTAACCAGATCGGCAGCCCGCTCCTTTCCCTAGGACTCCGAACGGTGGACGGGACTTGCAACAACCTCCAAGCGGGCCAGGAGAAATTTGGCGCCTCGGATCAGCCATTCCCGCGTCTGACCACGCCCAATTTCAACAAGCCTGCGGATAGGATCCCGCAAGGTTTCCCAGGAGCCGGAAGTAACACGAACTACAACCAGACCAGTGGTTCTGTTTTCGACTCCTCGCCACGCATGATCAGCAACTTGATCGTTGATCAGACCTCAACTAATCCGGCGGCTGTCAATGTGGCTGGTTTTCCCATTAGAACCCAAGGCAATGAAGGCGTTTTCCCATGCACTACGGAACCGACAACACCAGGCGGTACTGATGGGCTCCCTGCGGGGTGCGTGCCTGCGCATCAAACCCTGTTTATCCCGAACGTTACCACTGATGTCGGCCTTTCGCCGCCATTCAACTCGCTGTTTACAATTTTTGGCCAGTTCTTCGACCATGGTCTCGATAAGATCACCAATGGCGGCAATGGACAGGTTTTTGTTCCGTTGAAAGCTGACGACCCGCTGGTCGCCGGTCCGGATCATATTTTCGGTACCACCGATGATCTTCCATCTCAGCAGCGATTCATGGTCCTGACGCGGGGCACTATCATACAAGGTCCTGACGGTTTCCGTAACGCTCCCAATACGGACACCCCGTTCGTGGATCAGAGCCAGACCTACACTTCACATTCGTCGCATCAGGTCTTCACTCGGGAGTATGTCCTCAATGCTGAGGGCAAACCAGTTGTTACCGGCAAATTCCTCGAACAGTCCGATGGCGGCCTGCCCACTTGGGCGATGATCAAAGAGCAGGCGGCAACTAAACTCGGCCTTCAGCTTGTCGATGCGGACGTCAGCAACATTCCTATGATAGCGGCCGATCAGTACGGCAACTTCCTGCCCGGCCCGAACGGTCTTCCTCAGTATGTGACGGCTACCGGCCTCGTCGAGGGCAACCTGAACGCTCCGGTTGCTGCTCCATCCAACGTGGAACGTATCAAAACGGCATTCCTGAATGATATTGCGCACAGTGCGGATCCGGGAACTGTCACTGCTCCAAAACAGCCTGATGCCGATGATAATGCCGGCGGCAGCCTCGATCCGGTCGCGACCGGCGAGTACGATGATGAACTGCTGGATCTGCACTTCATCTGCGGCGATGGACGCTGCAACGAAAACATTGCGCTGACTGCGGTCCATCAGGTCTTCCACGCCGAACATAATCGCCTGGTCGACTATTACAGCAGTCCAATTGATGGCGTGCTGACCCGGCCCGAGAACGCCGAGTTATTGGCGGATTTCAAGAACGTCAATCTTACCCCGGGACCGGACAAGACCTTTACATATGAAGAGCGTCTGTTCCAGGCCGCCCGTTTCGTCACTGAGATGGAATATCAGCATCTGGTGTTCGAGGAGTTTGCGCGCAAGGTCCAGCCGGCGATCAACCCCTTCGAGCCTTTCGCCTTCAACCAGACGGAGCTCAACCCGGCAATCACGGCTGAGTTTGCCCATGCGGTCTACCGCTTCGGCCACTCGATGCTGACCGATACGATCCCGCGCTTAAACTCGCCTCAATCTGTGAATCTTGGTGCGCCGTTGCACAATGACATACCGCTGTTCGACGGATTCCTTAACCCGGCAGCCTACAATGACGGAGGCAACGGCATCAGGATTAACTCCAGGGATGCTGCCGGCGCCATTCTCATGGGCTTGTCGGATCAGGCCGGCAATGAGATAGACGAATTCGTTACCGAGACGCTGCGCAACCAATTGCTGGGCTTGCCTCTCGACCTGCCCAGTATCAACATGGCGCGCGCCCGCAGTGAAGGTATTCCTTCTCTGAACAACGTTCGCAAGCAAATTTTCGCGACAACAAACGATGGTCAATTGGCGCCTTATGCAAACTGGATTGATTTCGACCAAGTGCTTAAGCACCATGCGTCGCTGGTCAATTTCATTGCGGCATACGGCAAACATCCCATTATTGTTGCTGCGGCGACTATAGAGGGCAAACGCGCTGCCGCCGACCAAATCGTCAACGGTAAAGTCCTGCCCGGACCAGACGGCATCCTGATTGACGATCCTGCCACACGAGTGGATGAAAGCGCCGACAACATTTTCCCTCCCGAGGACAGCGCCGATTTCATGTTCAGTACGGGTGCCTGGGCGAATGATGCGAATGGCGTATCCAAAACCGGGATTGATGATATCGACCTCTGGGTGGGCGGTCTTGCTGAAAACACTAACCTGTTTGGCGGCCTGCTGGGACCTACTTTCAACTATGTATTCGAGAAACAACTTACCGATCTCCAGAACGGCGACCGGTTCTACTATCTGGCTCGTACGCCGGGCATGAACCTTCGGACCCAACTCGAGGGTAATTCATTCGCCGAGTTGGTAATGCGCAATACGCCTGCGCACACCCTGAAGGCTGATCCGTTCGCGACAGCCGACTGCAAGTTCGAGCTTGGCAACCTTACTTTCCCTGCGGCAGCAGGCAGTACTATTACTGGCCCTGGTTCGGTCAACGATGATCCGGCCTCGGAATGTAACGAAAACCTTCTGTTGCTGCGGGAACCTGACGGCACGATACGATACCGGTCAGTCAACGATGTCGATCCGGCGGGCATCAATGGCCAGAGCGTCTATAATGGCACTGATTTTGCCGATGACTTCTACGGCGGCAACGACAATGACACTTTCTGGGGCGGCCTTGGCAATGACAGGATCGAAGGCGGCGGCGGAGACGATGTGGTTCTCGGCGGCGAAGGCAATGACATTATCACTGACTTCGGCGGCGCTGACGTCCTCAAAGGCGGTCCCGGTAATGATGCCATCGACGGCGGCATCGGCGATGACATCATTATGGCCGGCGATGGTAAAGACTTCACCAATGGCGGCGGCAATAACAACGAAACCTTTAGCGGCTCGGATGATGACTTTGCCATTGCCGGACAGGGTATAGATGCCGTCTTCGGTGACAGCGGCGACGATTGGGAAGAGGGGGGTGACCAGCCTGATCTCCTGATCGGCGACAGTTCCACTCTGTTCTTCGATGACCACAACCTGCCTGGTCATGACATCCTGATCGGTCAGGGCGGCGATGACGACTATGACATGGAAGGTGGTGACGACATTGGCGTGGCCGGTCCCGGTGTAGAGAAGAACGCCGGCGCCTCAGGCTTCGACTGGGTTATCGGATTGGGAGATCCACAGCCTCAAAATGCTGATTTGGCTCTGCTGATCCTCAACACGCCGCCGGTAAATGAAACTCGCGACCGGTACAATGAAGTTGAAGCGCTGTCTGGTTGGAAGTTTAACGATACCCTGCGTGGTGATGACATTTTTCCAAGTCAGGTTGGTGGCGGCGGCTTCATTGGCTGTGATGCGCTAGACCAAGCTGGTCTGGATCGCATTGCCGGCTTAGACGCTTTGGTTCCACCGCTTGCTGCGGGCACGGCTACGCCATTGGCGTCAGTTCTTGCCAATTCCGTAACCAACTTTTGTCTGTTAACTGGCGACTTCGTCTGGGGTGAGGGCAATATCCTCCTCGGCGGAGAGGGTAGTGATCAGCTCGAGGGGCGCGGCGCCAATGACATTCTCGATGGCGACCGTTACCTGAATGTCCGGCTCAGTATTCGTGCTAATCCGGACGGCACAGGTGCCGAGATCGGCAGCACTAATCTCATGGAGAATAAAGCCGTTACAGGAAACTTTGGCTCCGGCACTACCAATATGACCTTGCAACAAGCTGTGTTTGCCGGTCTTGTCGATCCAGGCCAGATCGTGGCCGTTCGTGAGATCCTGACTCCGGCCGTTCCAGCACCTGACTGCGGCGCTGCAACACCGCTCAACTGTGACACGGCGTTATTCTCAGGGCCAGCGATCAATTACACTATCACCGCTAATGCCGATGGCAGTGTAACTGTACAAGATAACACTGCCGCTGGCGGCGGTGGCGGCGGTGCTGTCAATGACGGCACCGATATTCTGTGGAATATCGAGCAGCTCAGCTTCTGTGATGTTCCTGGTGCTCTCAAACACACCTGTGATGTCCGTGCCGCTCCAATCCCCATAGCTGGAGTAACTGCTCCGGTAGCCGAAGTGTCGCCTGCTTCACCAGTGCTGGGCTTTCCAGACCAGGTTGCCGGTACTACATCGGCGGCTCAGACCATCACGGTCACTAACACCGGGCTTTCTAACCTGATCGTGTCGGGAGTCACCTTGACCGGTGCCGATGCATCACAGTTCTTGTTAACCAACAACAACTGTGCGACTGTCGCGCCCAACAATTCCTGTACAGTCGATGTGCAGTTCGCGCCCACTGCGGCCGGCAATAAGACTGCTACTGTCTCCATTGCCCATAACGCAGCGGGATCACCCTCCAGCATCACGATGAGTGGCACAGGACTTCTGGTAGGCCCGGTCGCCGCGCTATCGTCTACTTCGCTGACCTTCCCGAACCAAGCCAACGGGACTACCTCGGCAGCTCAAACCATCACTGTCTCCAACACCGGCGGGCAAGATCTCATCGTATCCAATGTTTCAATGACGGGTGATACGACACAGTTCTTGTTAACTAACGGCTGTACGACTGTGACGTCGGGCAATTCCTGCACTGTCAGTGTGCAGTTCAGACCTACTACGGCCGGTAGTAAGACAGTCACTATCAACATCGTGCACAATGCGGCGGGATCACCTTCCAGCGTTACGGCAAGCGGCACAGGCGTAATCCCGCCAACAACCGCCACTATCGCCGATACGAACTTCTTTGCAGGCTTGCCTGTACGGGTTGGTACTACTGTCAACGCGCCTGTTCTGGTGAGAAACACGGGCACTGCCCCGCTCTTCATCACTTCTGCGAGCGCGACTGCGCCGTTTGGGGTCAGCAGTCTGAACACCTGTGCGACACAAGTTCTTCCGGGCAATTCTTGCACGCTTATCGCCACCTTCAGGCCGACTGCCGCCCAGCTGTTTACAGGAACGTTAACACTAGTGAGTAACGCCAGCAATAACCCAACTGGCACCTTAACAGGTAGGGGGCAATAA